One window of the Paraburkholderia sp. PGU19 genome contains the following:
- the tpiA gene encoding triose-phosphate isomerase encodes MANQRAKLVVGNWKMHGRLADNRVLLQAVSRGADDLPDDVRVGVCVPCPYLAQAQTLLESGRVAWGVQDISAHTQGAFTGEVAAEMAAEFGASYAIVGHSERRAYHRESPEIVAVKTQRALEAGLTPIVCVGETLEEREGGKTEQIVGEQLDAVLVKLSVEEAARLVVAYEPVWAIGTGKSATAQQAQDVHAFLRARLVAKGGDAADVPLLYGGSVKPENAEDLFSQPDIDGGLIGGASLKDKDFLAICTAAVAATAAR; translated from the coding sequence ATGGCGAATCAACGAGCAAAACTGGTAGTCGGTAACTGGAAGATGCACGGCCGGCTGGCTGATAACCGTGTGTTGCTGCAGGCGGTATCGCGCGGCGCCGACGATCTTCCGGACGATGTGCGAGTCGGCGTGTGCGTACCGTGCCCGTATCTGGCGCAGGCGCAAACGCTGCTCGAAAGCGGCCGCGTCGCGTGGGGTGTGCAGGATATCTCTGCGCACACGCAAGGCGCGTTTACCGGCGAGGTCGCGGCTGAAATGGCTGCCGAGTTTGGCGCGTCGTATGCGATCGTCGGGCATTCGGAGCGTCGTGCGTATCATCGCGAAAGCCCCGAGATCGTCGCTGTGAAGACGCAGCGTGCGCTCGAAGCAGGTTTGACGCCGATCGTCTGTGTCGGTGAAACGCTGGAAGAGCGCGAAGGTGGCAAGACCGAGCAGATCGTCGGTGAGCAACTGGATGCGGTGCTCGTGAAGCTGTCGGTGGAAGAGGCGGCTCGCCTCGTGGTCGCATATGAGCCAGTGTGGGCAATTGGCACTGGCAAGAGCGCGACGGCGCAACAGGCACAGGACGTTCACGCGTTCCTGCGCGCGCGTCTCGTCGCAAAGGGCGGCGATGCCGCCGACGTCCCGTTGCTGTATGGCGGCAGCGTGAAGCCGGAGAACGCGGAAGACCTCTTCAGCCAGCCGGATATCGATGGCGGCCTGATTGGTGGTGCGTCGCTGAAGGACAAGGATTTCCTGGCAATCTGCACGGCAGCTGTCGCGGCAACGGCCGCGCGCTGA
- a CDS encoding NAD(P)H-quinone oxidoreductase, producing MNAIEITEFGAPEVLKLAERPMPEPKAGEVLIKVSASGVNRPDVFQRKGGYAPPPGASDLPGLEVAGEIVGGNIDEKRNPFGLKIGDRVCALMAGGGYAEYATVPLLQCLPVPKGFSDIEAAALPETFFTVWSNVFDRAMLGRGEGGENETFLVQGGSSGIGVTAIQIAHALGFRVFATAGTDEKCRACEEIGAERAINYKTEDFVEVIKSLTNDRGVDVILDMVAGSYVPRELKALADGGRLAIIALLGGAKAEVNLNDILRRRLTVTGSTLRPRPIEFKAKIAAQLKERVWPHLEDGTIKPVIFKVFPAAEAAQAHELMESSTHVGKIVLNWGAGA from the coding sequence ATGAACGCAATCGAAATCACCGAATTCGGTGCGCCGGAAGTCTTGAAGCTCGCCGAGCGGCCGATGCCCGAACCGAAAGCGGGTGAAGTGCTGATCAAGGTGTCCGCGTCGGGCGTAAACCGCCCGGACGTGTTCCAGCGCAAGGGCGGCTATGCGCCGCCGCCGGGCGCTTCGGATCTGCCGGGGCTGGAAGTGGCAGGCGAAATCGTCGGCGGAAACATCGACGAGAAGCGCAATCCGTTCGGTCTGAAGATCGGCGACCGCGTGTGCGCGCTGATGGCGGGCGGCGGGTATGCGGAATACGCCACCGTGCCGCTGCTGCAATGCTTGCCTGTGCCGAAGGGCTTCTCCGATATCGAAGCGGCTGCGTTGCCCGAGACATTCTTCACGGTCTGGAGCAATGTTTTTGACCGTGCGATGCTCGGCAGGGGCGAGGGCGGCGAGAACGAAACGTTTCTTGTACAGGGCGGCTCGAGCGGCATCGGCGTGACGGCAATCCAGATTGCACATGCGCTCGGCTTTCGCGTGTTCGCGACGGCGGGCACCGACGAGAAGTGCCGCGCATGTGAGGAAATCGGTGCCGAACGGGCGATCAACTACAAGACGGAAGATTTCGTCGAGGTGATCAAGTCGCTGACGAACGACCGTGGCGTCGACGTGATCCTCGACATGGTGGCGGGCAGCTACGTGCCGCGCGAACTGAAGGCGCTCGCCGACGGCGGCCGTCTCGCCATCATCGCGCTGCTGGGCGGCGCGAAGGCGGAGGTGAATCTGAACGACATTCTGCGTCGCCGGCTCACGGTCACGGGGTCGACGCTGCGTCCGCGGCCCATCGAGTTCAAAGCGAAGATCGCGGCGCAACTGAAAGAGCGCGTATGGCCGCATCTCGAAGACGGCACGATCAAGCCGGTGATCTTCAAGGTGTTCCCCGCTGCAGAGGCCGCGCAGGCGCACGAGCTGATGGAGAGCAGCACGCACGTCGGCAAGATCGTGTTGAATTGGGGCGCGGGTGCTTGA